The following proteins come from a genomic window of Rhodohalobacter sp. 614A:
- the eboE gene encoding metabolite traffic protein EboE: MKFNTGKNQHLTYCSNIHPGERWEDHFKELKTYLPELKKRCSPEAPFGVGLRLSAMAAKDLLDGDHLPHFKKWLHENDLYVFTMNGFPYGSFHHQKVKDNVYKPDWNSKERLEYTLDLSKILNELLPDDVDGGISTSPISYKYWNRNEEEKRELIESSCGHLAEVAFEMHRFFEEDGNELHLDIEPEPDCLIENSEESIRFFQDHLWPQGSEYLQNEKGISTEKGVEILKNHIRLCYDTCHFAVEYENPETAVQKITEAGIRIGKAQISAAVKTDLGNKERRTSIQQKLQQFVESTYLHQVVERRTNGSLRQYRDLDEALEFIFDEEATEWRIHFHVPIFTGEMEELNSTRDHISGAFKALQTYSDCRHYEIETYTWEVLPESLRVNLADSIEREIDWFVGVINSAEKSHE, from the coding sequence ATGAAATTTAATACGGGTAAAAATCAGCATCTGACCTACTGCTCAAATATTCACCCGGGCGAACGTTGGGAGGATCATTTCAAAGAGCTGAAAACCTATCTTCCTGAACTGAAAAAAAGATGTTCGCCGGAGGCTCCGTTTGGCGTTGGTTTGAGGCTTTCTGCCATGGCGGCGAAAGATTTGTTAGATGGAGATCATCTTCCCCATTTCAAAAAATGGCTGCATGAAAATGATCTCTATGTTTTTACGATGAATGGGTTTCCGTACGGCTCTTTTCATCATCAAAAAGTGAAAGACAACGTGTACAAGCCGGACTGGAACAGCAAAGAAAGATTGGAATACACGCTTGATCTGTCCAAAATTTTGAATGAGTTGTTGCCCGATGATGTCGACGGCGGTATCTCTACTTCGCCGATATCCTACAAGTACTGGAACCGGAATGAAGAGGAAAAACGGGAGCTGATAGAATCATCCTGCGGGCATCTTGCAGAAGTGGCATTTGAGATGCATCGGTTTTTTGAAGAGGACGGAAATGAGCTGCATCTGGATATTGAACCCGAACCCGACTGCCTGATAGAAAACAGTGAGGAATCGATTCGGTTTTTTCAGGATCACCTTTGGCCCCAAGGCAGTGAATATCTGCAAAATGAAAAAGGCATTTCAACTGAAAAAGGGGTTGAGATTTTAAAAAATCACATCCGTCTCTGCTATGATACTTGCCATTTTGCGGTGGAATATGAAAATCCCGAAACGGCTGTTCAAAAAATTACTGAAGCCGGAATTAGAATTGGAAAAGCACAGATCAGTGCCGCGGTAAAAACCGATCTGGGAAATAAGGAAAGGCGCACATCGATTCAACAGAAGCTTCAACAGTTTGTTGAATCAACGTACCTGCACCAGGTTGTGGAAAGACGAACCAATGGTTCACTCCGACAATACAGGGATCTTGATGAAGCTCTGGAATTCATTTTTGATGAGGAAGCCACAGAATGGCGCATTCACTTTCATGTACCCATTTTTACCGGTGAGATGGAAGAGCTGAACTCAACCCGTGACCATATTTCCGGCGCTTTTAAAGCCCTGCAAACTTACAGTGATTGTCGCCATTACGAAATTGAAACCTACACGTGGGAAGTTCTGCCGGAATCGCTCAGAGTAAATCTGGCAGATAGTATTGAACGGGAGATTGACTGGTTTGTGGGTGTCATAAATTCTGCGGAGAAGAG